A DNA window from Thioalkalivibrio sp. XN279 contains the following coding sequences:
- a CDS encoding rubrerythrin family protein, translated as MSNLKGSKTEHNLKEAFSGESQANRRYLYFASKADVEGYNDVASVFRSTAEGETGHAHGHLEYLEAVGDPATGLPIGGTSDNLKAAIAGETHEYTDMYPGMAKTARDEGFDEIADWFETLAKAERSHANRFQKALDNLEG; from the coding sequence ATGTCAAATCTGAAGGGCAGCAAGACCGAGCATAATCTCAAGGAGGCTTTCTCGGGCGAGTCCCAGGCCAACCGTCGTTACCTGTACTTCGCATCGAAGGCCGATGTCGAAGGCTACAACGACGTCGCCTCGGTGTTCCGTTCGACGGCCGAAGGCGAGACCGGTCATGCGCACGGCCACCTCGAGTATCTCGAGGCGGTGGGTGATCCCGCCACGGGCCTGCCGATCGGCGGCACCTCCGACAACCTGAAGGCGGCGATTGCCGGCGAGACCCACGAGTACACCGACATGTACCCGGGCATGGCCAAGACCGCCCGCGACGAGGGTTTCGACGAGATCGCCGACTGGTTCGAGACGCTGGCCAAGGCTGAGCGCAGCCACGCCAACCGTTTCCAGAAGGCCCTCGACAACCTCGAAGGCTAA
- a CDS encoding exodeoxyribonuclease VII small subunit, translating to MPKQKTPPPAPAEADTLDFEQALAALEQLVGELESGDQPLEQALASFERGVALTRRCQAALRAAEQKVEILTRDSADGGLEPFEPEQ from the coding sequence ATGCCCAAGCAGAAAACCCCGCCGCCGGCCCCGGCCGAGGCGGACACCCTCGACTTTGAACAGGCGCTGGCCGCACTCGAGCAACTCGTGGGGGAGCTGGAGTCCGGCGACCAGCCGCTGGAACAGGCGCTGGCGTCGTTCGAGCGCGGGGTCGCGTTGACGCGCCGTTGCCAGGCCGCGTTGCGCGCAGCAGAACAGAAAGTGGAGATCCTGACGCGGGATTCGGCGGACGGCGGCCTGGAGCCCTTCGAGCCCGAGCAATGA
- a CDS encoding farnesyl diphosphate synthase has product MTDEQKLAACAARVEQVLERWLPQAAAAPGRLHEAMRYAVLGGGKRVRPGLVYFTGEALGVPMERLDGPAAAVELIHAYSLVHDDLPAMDDDDLRRGRPTCHRAYDEATAILVGDALQVLAFEILAADPAMIAEPPLRLETIRLLARASGTAGMAGGQAVDLEAAGHELSVAQLEQMHRLKTGALIHASVMMAAAGAETLAPATRDALDRYGHAIGLAFQVQDDILDVEGETEVLGKRAQADAALQKPNYPAVAGLEGAKARLRELHDEAIAALAPLGPSADPLRWLSGWLTERRH; this is encoded by the coding sequence ATGACCGACGAGCAGAAGCTCGCGGCCTGTGCCGCCCGAGTCGAGCAGGTGCTGGAGCGCTGGCTGCCGCAGGCCGCCGCGGCGCCCGGGCGCCTGCACGAGGCCATGCGCTACGCGGTGCTCGGCGGCGGCAAGCGGGTGCGACCCGGGCTGGTGTACTTCACGGGTGAAGCCCTGGGCGTCCCCATGGAGCGCCTCGACGGCCCGGCCGCGGCGGTGGAACTGATTCACGCCTACTCCCTGGTGCATGACGACCTGCCCGCCATGGACGACGACGACCTGCGTCGCGGCCGCCCGACCTGCCACCGCGCCTATGACGAGGCCACGGCGATCCTCGTCGGCGACGCGCTGCAGGTGCTGGCTTTTGAAATCCTCGCGGCAGACCCGGCGATGATCGCGGAGCCCCCCCTGCGGCTGGAGACCATCCGGCTGCTGGCACGGGCCTCGGGCACGGCGGGCATGGCCGGCGGCCAGGCCGTCGACCTCGAGGCGGCGGGGCACGAGCTCTCCGTGGCCCAGCTGGAGCAGATGCACCGCCTCAAGACCGGTGCATTGATCCACGCCAGCGTCATGATGGCCGCGGCCGGTGCGGAGACGCTCGCGCCGGCGACGCGGGATGCCCTCGACCGCTACGGGCACGCCATCGGGCTGGCCTTCCAGGTGCAGGACGACATACTCGACGTCGAGGGCGAAACCGAGGTGCTGGGCAAGCGTGCCCAGGCGGATGCCGCTTTGCAGAAGCCCAACTATCCGGCCGTGGCCGGCCTGGAGGGCGCCAAGGCGCGGCTGCGGGAGCTCCACGACGAGGCCATCGCCGCGCTGGCCCCGCTGGGCCCCTCGGCCGACCCGCTGCGCTGGCTGTCGGGCTGGCTGACCGAACGGCGGCACTGA
- the dxs gene encoding 1-deoxy-D-xylulose-5-phosphate synthase, producing MGLEDKFPLLFSIQDPADLRALPEEALEAVTHELRSYLVETMAHTGGHFAANLGTVELATVLHYVFDTPHDRLVWDVGHQAYPHKILTGRRDRLSTIRQLGGLAPFPTRFESEYDTFGVGHSSTSVSAALGMAIAAKQKGERRRVVAVIGDGALTAGLAYEALCHAGSLDVDLLVILNDNDMSISENVGAMSHYLARVLSGKLYSQIREGSKKLIRRMPTVWELARRSEEHVKGMVLPGTLFEELGLNYIGPVDGHDTDVLLKTLRNVRDLPGPQFLHVVTRKGKGYAPAEADPILWHGPGPFDPEKGEIHKAPSKGKTYSAIFGDWLCDMAAADERVVGITPAMREGSGMVEYSRRFPERYFDVGICEQHAVTLGAGLACEGLRPVVAIYSSFLQRGYDQLIHDVALQNLPVVFALDRGGLVGNDGPTHHGAYDLSFLRCIPNMTVMAPADENECRQMLYTGITLDGPSAVRYPRGTGPGAPIEIEMKALPLGKAEVRRRGKGVALLAFGAMVPVAEQVAEKLDATVVNMRFVKPLDEDLVLTMARSHSALVTLEDNAVMGGAGSAVGECLAAHRVLVPLLNVGIPDHYIEHGSRGECLAAAGLDADSVLEALRAWRREPELRTVGES from the coding sequence ATGGGTCTCGAGGACAAATTTCCCCTGCTCTTCAGCATCCAGGATCCAGCCGACCTCAGGGCCTTGCCGGAGGAAGCGCTGGAGGCGGTCACGCACGAGCTGCGCAGCTACCTGGTCGAGACCATGGCGCACACGGGCGGGCATTTCGCCGCCAACCTCGGCACCGTCGAGCTGGCCACCGTGCTGCATTACGTCTTCGACACCCCGCACGACAGACTCGTGTGGGACGTGGGCCACCAGGCCTACCCGCACAAGATCCTGACCGGCCGACGCGACCGCCTCTCCACCATCCGCCAGCTCGGCGGCCTGGCGCCCTTCCCGACCCGTTTCGAGAGCGAGTACGACACCTTCGGCGTCGGCCACTCCAGCACCTCGGTGAGCGCCGCCCTCGGCATGGCGATCGCCGCCAAGCAGAAAGGCGAACGGCGTCGGGTGGTGGCCGTGATCGGCGACGGCGCGCTGACCGCCGGGCTCGCGTACGAGGCGCTGTGCCATGCCGGCAGCCTCGACGTCGACCTGCTGGTCATCCTCAACGACAACGACATGTCGATCTCCGAGAACGTCGGCGCCATGTCGCACTACCTGGCGCGCGTGCTCTCCGGCAAGCTCTATTCGCAGATCCGCGAGGGCAGCAAGAAGCTGATCCGCCGCATGCCGACAGTGTGGGAACTGGCGCGCCGCTCGGAGGAGCACGTCAAGGGCATGGTGTTGCCCGGCACCCTGTTCGAGGAGCTCGGCCTGAATTACATCGGACCGGTCGACGGCCACGACACCGACGTGCTCCTGAAGACGCTGCGCAACGTGCGCGACCTGCCGGGTCCCCAGTTCCTGCACGTGGTCACGCGCAAGGGCAAGGGCTACGCGCCCGCGGAAGCCGATCCCATCCTGTGGCACGGCCCTGGCCCGTTCGACCCGGAGAAAGGCGAGATCCACAAGGCGCCGTCGAAGGGCAAGACCTATTCGGCGATCTTCGGCGACTGGCTGTGCGACATGGCGGCCGCCGACGAGCGTGTCGTGGGCATCACGCCGGCGATGCGCGAGGGCTCCGGCATGGTGGAGTACTCGCGCCGCTTCCCGGAACGCTATTTCGACGTCGGCATCTGCGAGCAGCACGCCGTCACGCTCGGCGCCGGCCTGGCCTGCGAGGGCCTGCGCCCCGTGGTCGCCATCTATTCCAGCTTCCTGCAGCGGGGCTACGACCAGCTGATCCACGACGTCGCGCTGCAGAACCTGCCGGTGGTGTTCGCGCTCGATCGCGGCGGCCTGGTGGGGAACGACGGCCCCACGCACCACGGCGCCTACGACCTGTCCTTCCTGCGCTGCATTCCCAACATGACGGTGATGGCGCCGGCGGACGAGAACGAGTGCCGCCAGATGCTGTACACCGGCATCACGCTGGACGGCCCGAGCGCCGTGCGCTACCCGCGCGGCACCGGACCCGGCGCCCCGATCGAGATCGAGATGAAGGCGCTGCCGCTGGGGAAAGCCGAGGTACGTCGTCGCGGCAAGGGCGTCGCCCTGCTCGCTTTCGGCGCCATGGTGCCGGTGGCCGAGCAGGTAGCAGAGAAACTCGACGCCACGGTGGTGAACATGCGTTTCGTCAAGCCGCTGGACGAGGATCTCGTGCTCACGATGGCGCGGAGTCACTCCGCGCTGGTGACGCTCGAGGACAATGCAGTGATGGGCGGCGCCGGCAGCGCCGTGGGCGAATGCCTGGCGGCGCACCGGGTGCTGGTGCCGCTGCTCAACGTCGGCATACCGGACCATTACATCGAGCACGGCTCGCGCGGCGAATGCCTCGCGGCTGCGGGCCTGGACGCGGACTCGGTGCTCGAGGCGCTGCGCGCCTGGCGGCGCGAGCCGGAACTCCGTACCGTGGGAGAATCCTGA
- the folE2 gene encoding GTP cyclohydrolase FolE2 → MKDVSEAGAINIDPIADVQGSADLRKIPINKVGIKDIYHPVRIKERTGGEQHTVANFNMYVDLPHNFKGTHMSRFVEILNNHEREISVKSFRDMMSELTERLDAESGHIEMSFPYFVNKAAPVSGVQSLMDYKASLIGERRGGESIIWVKVVVPVTSLCPCSKKISDYGAHNQRSHVTICAKVDGLVWLEELIELAEQEASCELYGILKRPDEKYVTERAYDNPKFVEDLVRDIAVRLNADERIRAYTVESENFESIHNHSAYALIQRDKDKDGPLPV, encoded by the coding sequence ATGAAAGACGTGAGCGAGGCCGGAGCCATTAACATCGATCCCATAGCCGACGTCCAGGGCAGCGCAGACCTGCGCAAGATCCCGATCAACAAGGTCGGCATCAAGGACATCTACCATCCGGTGCGCATCAAGGAGCGCACCGGCGGCGAGCAGCACACCGTCGCCAACTTCAACATGTACGTGGACCTGCCCCACAACTTCAAGGGCACGCACATGTCCCGTTTCGTGGAGATCCTCAACAACCACGAGCGGGAAATCTCCGTGAAGTCCTTCCGCGACATGATGAGCGAACTGACCGAGCGGCTGGACGCGGAGTCCGGGCACATCGAGATGAGCTTCCCGTATTTCGTCAACAAGGCAGCGCCGGTCTCGGGCGTGCAGAGCCTGATGGACTACAAGGCGAGCCTCATCGGCGAGCGCAGGGGCGGCGAGAGCATCATCTGGGTCAAGGTCGTGGTCCCGGTCACCAGCCTGTGCCCCTGCTCCAAGAAGATCTCCGATTACGGCGCCCACAACCAGCGTTCCCACGTCACCATCTGCGCCAAGGTCGACGGCCTGGTGTGGCTGGAGGAGCTGATCGAGCTGGCCGAGCAGGAAGCCTCCTGCGAGCTCTACGGGATCCTCAAGCGCCCGGACGAGAAGTACGTCACCGAGCGCGCCTACGACAATCCCAAGTTCGTCGAGGACCTGGTGCGCGACATCGCCGTGCGGCTGAATGCCGACGAGCGCATCCGCGCCTACACGGTGGAGTCGGAGAACTTCGAGTCCATCCACAACCACTCGGCGTACGCGCTGATCCAGCGCGACAAGGACAAGGACGGGCCGCTGCCGGTCTAG
- a CDS encoding hotdog fold domain-containing protein, producing the protein MTKEVLAMRLWRRLGANATGRRLFSRVVCMKAPYFGSIAPRVEVLEPGLCEAEMKQRRSVQNHIGTVHAIALCNLAELCAGLVTDVSIPADMRWIPKGMTVRYLAKAKGCIRASARPRMTPVSAAKAYDLVIEVVLKDEHGREVAAADIDMWLTPRN; encoded by the coding sequence ATGACGAAGGAAGTGCTGGCGATGAGGCTGTGGCGGCGGTTGGGCGCCAACGCGACCGGCCGACGCCTGTTCTCACGCGTGGTGTGCATGAAGGCGCCGTATTTCGGCTCCATCGCGCCACGCGTCGAGGTGCTCGAGCCCGGCTTGTGCGAGGCCGAGATGAAGCAGCGGCGCAGCGTGCAGAACCACATCGGCACGGTGCACGCGATCGCGCTGTGCAACCTTGCCGAGCTGTGCGCCGGCCTGGTCACCGACGTCAGCATCCCTGCCGACATGCGCTGGATTCCCAAGGGCATGACGGTGCGCTACCTGGCGAAGGCCAAGGGCTGCATTCGCGCTTCGGCCCGGCCGCGGATGACGCCGGTGTCTGCCGCCAAGGCCTACGACCTGGTGATCGAGGTGGTCCTCAAGGACGAGCACGGCCGCGAGGTGGCAGCAGCCGATATCGACATGTGGCTGACACCCCGTAACTAG
- a CDS encoding serine/threonine-protein kinase — translation MALTREKKPEIPQKIGKYNIIREVGRGSSGTVYLSHDPFYGRDVAIKLYQEVSGDDPREQEAARKMFFNEAQMVGRLQHPNILPIYDAGEEDGRYYVVMEHVHGARTLSAYCRADNLLPIDEVVRIMFSAVRAMHYAHTRGLVHRDIKPSNIMLTIDNEVRVIDFGIAMWQDAEISAIRGVAGSPSYMSPEQVKADEVTPRSDLYALGAVMYELLTGRRPFKASNLAKLLHQIVFATPLPIHRIRTDVPEDLEEIVWRAMRKKPTDRFSSGLEFAAALTQAHQSMRNARDVMDERERVGLLRGLHFFHDFSHTEIRELMKAAAWREYAARQDIVRQGDMDDRFYVIVSGEVAVESDGKQVGRLAAGDCFGESSAVPNARRLATIRAIGPVTLLQVSSTMLETLSASCQLRFNRTFLKNLIQRLHGHPAR, via the coding sequence ATGGCCTTGACGCGCGAAAAGAAGCCCGAGATTCCGCAGAAGATCGGCAAGTACAACATCATTCGCGAAGTCGGCCGCGGCAGCTCGGGGACCGTCTATCTTTCGCACGACCCCTTCTACGGCCGCGACGTCGCCATCAAGCTCTACCAGGAGGTGAGCGGCGACGATCCGCGCGAGCAGGAAGCGGCGCGCAAGATGTTCTTCAACGAGGCGCAGATGGTCGGGCGCCTGCAGCATCCGAACATCCTGCCGATTTACGACGCCGGTGAGGAAGACGGCCGCTACTACGTGGTGATGGAGCACGTGCACGGCGCGCGCACCCTGTCCGCCTATTGCCGGGCCGACAACCTGCTGCCCATCGACGAGGTCGTGCGCATCATGTTCAGCGCGGTGCGCGCCATGCATTACGCGCACACGCGGGGACTGGTCCATCGCGACATCAAGCCCAGCAACATCATGCTGACCATCGACAACGAAGTGCGCGTGATCGACTTCGGCATCGCCATGTGGCAGGACGCCGAGATCTCCGCCATCCGCGGGGTTGCCGGGTCGCCGAGCTACATGTCGCCCGAGCAGGTCAAGGCGGACGAGGTCACACCGCGCTCCGATCTCTACGCCCTCGGCGCCGTGATGTATGAGCTGCTCACCGGGCGCCGCCCGTTCAAGGCCTCCAACCTGGCCAAGCTGCTGCACCAGATCGTGTTCGCCACCCCGCTGCCGATCCATCGCATACGCACCGACGTGCCCGAGGACCTCGAGGAGATCGTGTGGCGCGCCATGCGCAAGAAGCCCACGGACCGTTTTTCCAGCGGGCTGGAGTTCGCCGCGGCGTTGACCCAGGCGCACCAGTCGATGCGCAACGCACGCGACGTCATGGACGAGCGCGAGCGCGTCGGCCTGCTGCGCGGCCTGCACTTTTTTCACGACTTCTCCCACACCGAGATCCGCGAGCTCATGAAGGCCGCGGCATGGCGCGAGTACGCCGCCCGCCAGGACATCGTGCGCCAGGGCGACATGGACGACCGCTTTTACGTGATCGTGAGCGGGGAAGTGGCCGTGGAGAGCGACGGCAAGCAGGTGGGCCGGCTCGCGGCCGGCGACTGTTTCGGCGAGAGCAGCGCGGTGCCGAACGCGCGCCGCCTGGCGACCATACGCGCCATCGGCCCGGTGACGCTCCTCCAGGTCAGTTCCACGATGCTCGAGACCCTGTCGGCGTCGTGCCAGCTGCGTTTCAACCGCACCTTCCTCAAGAACCTCATCCAGCGGCTGCACGGGCACCCGGCGCGCTGA
- a CDS encoding phosphatidylglycerophosphatase A — MTRLAPGLLRDPVHFLALGFGAGLVPVAPGTAGTVVGVLIDPLLRPLGLELRVLVVVVMALAGIWICGASARRLGVHDHPAIVWDEIVGYLALMLLLPAGWIWALVGFGVFRLFDIWKPWPIRQLDHAVGGGLGIMLDDIAAAAWGALVLAAVLYLAGMY; from the coding sequence GTGACGCGCCTGGCGCCCGGCCTGCTGCGCGACCCGGTGCACTTCCTGGCGCTGGGCTTCGGCGCCGGCCTCGTCCCGGTGGCGCCGGGCACTGCGGGCACGGTGGTGGGTGTCCTGATCGACCCCTTGCTGCGACCGCTGGGCCTGGAGCTGCGCGTGCTCGTGGTGGTGGTGATGGCCCTCGCCGGCATCTGGATCTGCGGCGCCAGCGCCCGCCGCCTGGGCGTGCATGATCACCCTGCCATCGTGTGGGACGAGATCGTCGGCTACCTGGCGCTGATGCTGCTGCTGCCGGCAGGCTGGATTTGGGCGCTGGTCGGCTTTGGGGTGTTCCGCCTGTTCGATATCTGGAAGCCCTGGCCGATTCGCCAACTGGATCACGCCGTCGGCGGCGGGCTGGGCATTATGCTCGACGACATTGCAGCGGCCGCTTGGGGCGCGCTCGTGCTCGCGGCGGTCCTGTACCTCGCTGGGATGTACTGA
- the thiL gene encoding thiamine-phosphate kinase → MSGGEFDLIARLTRALPCRRADVVLGPGDDAAVLRPPPGMALVQTIDTCLEGVHFPAGMSAEDIGWRSLAVNLSDLAAMGAEPAWGLLSLSLPAADEDWLDGFAHGVGALAAESGMDLVGGDMVRGPLAVSFALTGFVPEAEVLRRDGAHEGDEIWVTGPLGIGAAGLAAWQRGEPAGAAAFLRPRPCLVQGRDLRGLATAAIDVSDGLLQDLGHILARSGAGAVLELERLPLPPGREGDDGLDMALHGGDDYQLCFTVPPERRADLTARMAGWPELGVCIGRIRAGRGVELRRNGQAVSLPGGGWDHFREPAR, encoded by the coding sequence GTGAGCGGGGGCGAATTCGATCTCATCGCGCGGCTCACCCGGGCCCTGCCGTGCCGTCGCGCCGACGTGGTGCTCGGGCCGGGCGACGACGCTGCCGTGTTGCGGCCACCGCCGGGCATGGCACTGGTCCAGACCATCGACACCTGCCTCGAGGGCGTGCATTTCCCTGCCGGCATGAGTGCTGAAGATATCGGCTGGCGCAGCCTCGCGGTCAACCTGTCCGACCTGGCGGCGATGGGTGCGGAGCCGGCGTGGGGGCTCCTGTCCCTGTCCCTGCCGGCCGCCGACGAGGACTGGCTGGACGGCTTCGCGCACGGGGTCGGCGCACTGGCGGCCGAGAGCGGCATGGACCTGGTCGGCGGCGACATGGTGCGCGGCCCGCTGGCCGTCAGTTTCGCCTTGACCGGCTTCGTCCCGGAGGCGGAGGTCTTGCGCCGCGACGGGGCGCACGAGGGCGACGAGATCTGGGTGACCGGCCCGCTGGGTATCGGCGCAGCCGGGCTGGCGGCCTGGCAGCGTGGCGAGCCGGCGGGCGCGGCCGCGTTCCTGCGGCCCCGGCCCTGCCTGGTGCAGGGCCGAGACCTGCGCGGCCTGGCGACAGCGGCGATCGACGTTTCCGACGGCCTGCTGCAGGACCTCGGCCACATCCTTGCGCGCAGCGGGGCCGGCGCGGTGCTGGAGCTGGAACGGCTGCCCCTGCCACCCGGTCGCGAAGGCGACGACGGGCTCGACATGGCGCTGCACGGTGGCGACGACTACCAGCTCTGCTTCACCGTGCCACCGGAGCGGCGTGCCGACCTGACGGCGCGCATGGCCGGCTGGCCGGAGCTCGGCGTGTGCATCGGCCGCATCCGCGCCGGGCGCGGGGTGGAACTGCGCCGCAACGGGCAGGCGGTATCCCTGCCCGGCGGCGGCTGGGATCACTTCCGGGAGCCGGCCCGGTGA
- a CDS encoding DUF2889 domain-containing protein, which yields MPLSAPAEREAIHRREIECRGFRRADGLWDIEGRMRDTKDYGFDSRYRGRVEPGMPVHDMWMRITLDDQLEIKAIEAASDAHPFPNCGGIEPAYETLVGTRLRPGWTKLVMQRLGGVAGCTHLTRLVQELAVVALQTIMPLKSRDEAVTEGMQKKPPHLDGCHALATDGPIVREIAPRWYRGAQ from the coding sequence ATGCCGTTGTCCGCACCGGCCGAGCGTGAAGCCATCCACCGGCGCGAGATCGAGTGTCGCGGCTTCCGCCGTGCCGACGGCCTGTGGGACATCGAAGGGCGCATGAGGGACACCAAGGACTACGGCTTCGACAGCCGTTATCGCGGGCGGGTCGAGCCCGGCATGCCGGTGCACGACATGTGGATGCGCATCACCCTGGACGACCAGCTGGAGATCAAGGCCATCGAGGCCGCCTCCGACGCCCATCCCTTCCCCAATTGCGGCGGCATCGAGCCGGCCTACGAGACCCTGGTCGGGACGCGCCTGCGGCCGGGCTGGACCAAGCTGGTGATGCAGCGGCTCGGCGGCGTGGCCGGCTGCACGCACCTCACCCGCCTGGTGCAGGAGCTGGCCGTGGTGGCGCTGCAGACCATCATGCCGCTGAAGAGCCGTGACGAGGCGGTGACCGAGGGCATGCAGAAGAAGCCGCCGCACCTGGACGGCTGCCACGCGCTGGCCACCGACGGACCCATCGTGCGCGAGATTGCGCCGCGCTGGTATCGCGGCGCACAGTGA
- the nusB gene encoding transcription antitermination factor NusB → MAETGNSRRRRGRSASRELALQALYQWQIGGQLGKDVLLEFLAERMPQGADEAYFKDLVLQATEHAAELDASLGDFSDRPVSQLDPVEHAILLIGMYELAHKPEIPWRVVINEAVDLCRRYGGTDGHRFVNAVLDRAARRHRAPETGAAEA, encoded by the coding sequence GTGGCCGAAACCGGCAACAGTCGCCGCCGCCGGGGCCGCAGCGCCTCGCGCGAGCTGGCCTTGCAGGCGCTCTACCAGTGGCAGATCGGCGGCCAGCTGGGCAAGGACGTGCTGCTGGAGTTTCTTGCCGAGCGCATGCCGCAGGGTGCCGACGAGGCGTATTTCAAGGACCTGGTGCTGCAGGCGACGGAGCACGCCGCCGAGCTCGACGCCTCGCTGGGGGACTTTTCCGACCGGCCCGTGTCCCAGCTCGACCCGGTGGAGCACGCGATATTGCTCATCGGGATGTACGAGCTGGCGCACAAGCCCGAGATTCCCTGGCGCGTGGTGATCAACGAGGCCGTGGACCTGTGCCGGCGCTACGGCGGCACCGACGGGCATCGTTTCGTCAACGCCGTGCTGGACCGGGCAGCGCGCCGCCACCGTGCGCCGGAGACCGGCGCCGCCGAGGCCTAG
- the ribE gene encoding 6,7-dimethyl-8-ribityllumazine synthase has protein sequence MDKLRKIEGELSARDLRIGIVAARFNEFIVDSLVRGAVDALLRLGASEKDITLVRVPGAWEMPWAVKKMAAARRYDAIIALGAVIRGATPHFDYVAGECAKGIAQAGLATDTPVAFGVLTTDTIEQALERAGTKAGNKGADAAMSAVEMARLVARLEG, from the coding sequence ATGGACAAGCTGAGAAAAATCGAGGGCGAGCTGTCGGCGCGCGACCTGCGTATCGGGATCGTGGCGGCGCGCTTCAACGAGTTCATCGTCGACAGCCTGGTGCGCGGCGCGGTTGATGCGCTGCTGCGCCTCGGCGCAAGCGAGAAAGACATTACGCTGGTGCGCGTGCCCGGGGCGTGGGAGATGCCCTGGGCGGTGAAGAAGATGGCGGCTGCGCGGCGTTACGACGCCATCATCGCGCTCGGCGCCGTAATCCGCGGCGCCACGCCGCACTTCGATTACGTCGCCGGCGAATGCGCCAAGGGGATTGCGCAGGCGGGGCTCGCCACCGATACCCCGGTGGCCTTCGGCGTGCTCACCACCGACACCATCGAGCAGGCGCTGGAACGTGCCGGCACCAAGGCCGGCAACAAGGGCGCCGACGCCGCCATGTCTGCAGTCGAGATGGCGCGCCTGGTGGCGCGCCTGGAGGGCTGA
- the ribB gene encoding 3,4-dihydroxy-2-butanone-4-phosphate synthase: MVIVMDDEDRENEGDLLMAASMVRAEDINFMARFGRGLICLTLTPARCEQLRLPLMVSGTDRARSTNFTLSIEAAEGVTTGISAHDRAHTIQTAVAPGARPEDLRQPGHIFPLMGQPGGVLTRAGHTEAGCDLARLAGLEPAAVIVEILNEDGTMARRPDLVAFARNHGLKMCTIAQLIRYRLEKEESVEQISEDRIETEFGPFRMVCFEDHVHQDVHLALVRGDIRPGTVPLVRVQLTDTLRDLVGVRSTQLGWPLRDAMQRIAQEEQGIVVLLRRHELPRELVDSVSLLSGRPVAPGDHRDGQESRVLRTYGIGAQILRALGVRRMRVLSAPKQMYGLSGFGLEVVDYVNH, from the coding sequence ATGGTCATCGTGATGGACGACGAGGACCGCGAGAACGAGGGCGACCTGCTGATGGCGGCGTCCATGGTGCGGGCCGAGGACATTAACTTCATGGCGCGTTTCGGCCGCGGCCTGATCTGCCTGACGCTGACCCCGGCGCGCTGCGAGCAATTGCGCCTGCCGCTGATGGTCAGCGGTACCGACCGTGCGCGCAGCACCAACTTCACCCTCTCGATTGAGGCCGCCGAGGGCGTCACCACCGGGATCTCGGCTCACGATCGCGCCCATACCATCCAGACCGCGGTGGCTCCGGGCGCGCGTCCCGAGGACCTGCGCCAGCCCGGGCACATCTTCCCGCTCATGGGACAGCCCGGGGGCGTGCTGACGCGGGCCGGACACACCGAGGCTGGCTGCGACCTGGCGCGCCTCGCGGGGCTGGAGCCGGCAGCGGTGATCGTGGAGATCCTCAACGAGGACGGCACCATGGCGCGGCGGCCCGATCTCGTGGCCTTCGCCCGCAACCACGGTCTGAAGATGTGCACCATCGCCCAGCTCATCCGCTACCGGCTGGAGAAGGAAGAGTCCGTCGAGCAGATATCCGAGGACCGGATCGAAACCGAGTTCGGTCCTTTCCGCATGGTGTGCTTCGAGGACCACGTGCACCAGGACGTGCACCTGGCGCTGGTGCGTGGCGACATCAGGCCGGGCACCGTTCCGCTGGTGCGCGTGCAGCTGACCGACACGCTGCGCGACCTCGTCGGCGTGCGCTCGACACAGCTCGGCTGGCCGCTGCGCGACGCCATGCAGCGCATTGCGCAGGAAGAGCAGGGGATCGTCGTGCTGCTGCGCCGCCATGAACTGCCGCGGGAGCTGGTCGATTCCGTCTCGCTGCTGTCCGGGCGTCCGGTGGCGCCGGGCGATCACCGCGACGGCCAGGAATCGCGCGTGTTGCGCACCTACGGCATCGGCGCCCAGATCCTGCGCGCGCTCGGCGTGCGTCGCATGCGGGTGCTTTCCGCGCCGAAACAGATGTACGGCCTCTCGGGCTTCGGCCTCGAGGTCGTCGATTACGTGAACCATTGA